In Tubulanus polymorphus chromosome 2, tnTubPoly1.2, whole genome shotgun sequence, a single window of DNA contains:
- the LOC141900574 gene encoding uncharacterized protein LOC141900574 isoform X5, translating to MDSTERYRCEDCNMSFRQGSQLQKHKEKFCIGASIGDPMHLGSSIPPAAVHVPAIEVWSPSSHGSGGSRRPYTPKSGRESELSNYSDTSSQDSYEDTKRSNRGANFHVLQAAEEHGRQIATIRNRNLELERQKEDIRRRLEELANRDFKDLESYRTNKVIEDLQDQEKKNSKILVDLKNQMESLSARDNRLKTYPMFPAGSLLAEISALRQAYVDGGGNDPIVLAQLAEMLYEAQNMEQLKSKRTPRRKKKREHNSLADQLIAFEMENQRLQRELLQLQAQEMQKPKETKRESQDEDKFERQMKQLQMEHLQKMQQLQQEMELVRHQLALEKYRRELDIPYTQPTQPPPPALPPRPPDAEIPQLNLLQQQGGGHNQYDNEPLYPSGYDASTGFVIFHDFILNVDAHIKAVRLIVSLYNAAQEMGDPSVLPTTFTEQQETGAGGYEGGGGGGGGSSTVAIIGAKQPVPRCPPQPDMALLIELQMAESTHAKLTTRAWSKIDVFDDQGRVNTGRWRIQLKSLPIKPELSSQEVSTMPPYGQLELYLRLVNHRDADRQSHASITTSHANSYRNPPVRFHNSRGYSPAVQPQYQQAPTPRHAISNSRPTRPPTTTTTTALIPKTVPPIPPSAPPRHISTPPVPIIETPQQNIETHRSNVDTAPIDDDNRLKPVEGTKDTTVGFQIIRVKNADPGEAKVRLTGYYTNTGKVAQSFTSPLTCSTTAVRSNFKYRYHNYGQQEATFHGVDVRAPIMLVVRLYLRKSRIAIDPDPGADMELGGEPPNDNKADDSEILTAWGAVPLITPQLHNKNRNGHRKFPGEWEWKDLFVNVGTKNIQLYLPPVPNPDTIPLEPHYVSKDWTRYGKADLRLHVFHNIPRPGSVTPSEVSEDEDNDSLIPPEVAWISFERKMVISEQFGPSDGFDLYIDGCRFLPDSVTITRVAGRILTRRYEMVGRDITTIVRPDSYIYNPKFEHKMEFREPNIPPSSTLLLKVYTIDRFSNKLTVVGYTALNIFVETGTEKQPSLDEGGQQVSLNEGAHQLRLYHFGPNGSDPLTEGSMRDAGVRIIPCASLLVRLIRAPIGHNGLALTGDKIPEKDWARYGLWVPRPRYSDRVYLSRKCEPTRGERMIFKAMLRRPQVSIAEAVEFLSGKKITGELKIEQFMRNQLTKLMDTTPQDQDMTFISKYDPQSGIKVAIDTAMNLPWSGFTHAVFCLNPPGAFYMGAPHASYDKPQFTSQLDLYSTNKSPTWKDGFRHFQSRSYHRYLCVIIHLQEISVSVNKENYKYGLLEQGWTAVQVFNDMYANTQIYQLPVFHGSPTQSMLKLLAREPCIEFVQRGLQNGSLKLLEGASLFVRLCDARRDEELTEKREDDVMELSTEYIPLPLYQKYTTELPGQQFIQMIPPGRETSEFTAGLAAKFKSLVYKLYEEGNLNV from the exons ATGGATTcaactgaaagatacagatgtGAAGACTGTAATATGAGTTTCCGTCAAGGGTCACAACTTCAAAAACATAAAGAGAAGTTTTGCATCGGGGCTTCGATCGGAGATCCGATGCATTTAGGATCTAGTATACCCCCAGCTGCCGTGCATGTTCCCGCCATTGAAGTTTGGAGCCCTTCAAGCCATGGATCTGGTGGTTCAAGACGTCCATATACTCCG aAATCGGGCAGAGAGAGTGAACTCTCTAATTATAGTGACACGTCTAGT CAGGATAGCTACGAAGACACAAAACGGTCAAATAGAGGTGCAAATTTCCACGTATTGCAAGCCGCAGAAGAACATGGCCGACAGATCGCGActatcagaaacagaaacctGGAACTGGAGAGGCAGAAAGAAG ATATTCGCAGACGTTTGGAAGAACTAGCCAATCGTGATTTCAAAGATCTAGAAAGTTATCGCACGAACAAAGTCATAGAAGATCTGCAGGATCAGGAGAAAAAGAACTCGAAGATTCTCGTCGATCTGAAAAACCAGATGGAATCGTTATCAGCGAG aGATAACAGGCTGAAAACTTATCCGATGTTTCCGGCGGGATCATTATTAGCTGAAATAAG TGCTCTGAGGCAGGCGTATGTAGATGGTGGCGGCAATGACCCGATCGTGCTGGCTCAGTTGGCCGAAATGTTGTACGAGGCTCAGAATATGGAACAGTTGAAATCAAAGCGAACTCCAAGACGAAAAAAGA AAAGAGAACACAATAGTTTAGCCGATCAGCTCATCGCATTTGAAATGGAAAACCAACGTTTGCAAAGAGAATTACTGCAGCTACAAGCGCAGGAGATGCAGAAACCGAAAGAAACGAAACGCGAATCGCAAGACGAAGACAAATTCGAACGACAAATGAAACAACTGCAGATGGAACATTTACAGAAGATGCAACAGTTACAGCAGGAAATGGAACTAGTTCGACATCAGCTGGCTTTAGAGAAATATCGGCGCGAGCTAGATATTCCATATACTCAACCAACACAACCT CCCCCGCCAGCCCTGCCGCCCCGCCCCCCAGATGCTGAAATACCGCAACTGAATCTTTTACAGCAACAAGGAGGTGGTCATAATCAGTACGATAATGAGCCACTCTACCCCTCAGGTTATGATGCCAG CACGGGATTTGTGATCTTCCATGACTTCATATTAAACGTAGATGCGCACATTAAAGCAGTACGATTAATCGTTAGTTTGTATAATGCTGCTCAAGAGATGGGCGATCCTTCAGTTTTACCGACAACGTTCACGGAGCAGCAAGAGACGGGTGCAGGAGGATATgaaggaggaggaggaggaggtggAGGCAGTTCTACCGTAGCTATCATCGGTGCCAAACAACCCGTACCTAG GTGTCCTCCACAGCCGGATATGGCCTTGCTGATTGAGTTGCAGATGGCTGAAAGCACTCACGCCAAACTCACGACGAGAGCTTGGTCGAAAATTGACGTATTTGACGACCAGGGAAGAGTTAATACCGGCCGGTGGAGAATACAGCTGAAAAGTTTACCAATTAAACCGGAGCTTTCGTCGCAAGAAGTTAGCACGATGCCACCT TACGGTCAGTTGGAGCTTTATTTGCGTTTGGTGAATCATCGCGATGCAGATCGACAATCTCATGCATCTATTACTACTTCGCATGCTAACAGTTATAGGAATCCTCCTGTT CGTTTCCACAATAGCCGAGGCTATTCACCTGCAGTCCAACCTCAGTATCAACAAGCTCCGACACCTAGACAT GCCATTAGTAATTCTCGGCCAACTCGTCCTCCTACTACTACTACCACCACTGCCCTGATCCCGAAAACCGTTCCACCTATACCACCATCCGCCCCACCCAGACATATTTCTACACCTCCTGTGCCAATTATTGAAACGCCTCAACAAAATATCGAGACTCATCGATCTAATGTGGATACTGCACCTATTGACGATGATAACAG ACTCAAGCCGGTGGAAGGCACAAAGGATACCACAGTAGGATTTCAAATTATTAGAGTAAAGAATGCAGACCCAGGAGAAGCAAAAGTTCGACTCACCGGTTACTACACTAACACCGGAAAG GTTGCTCAATCTTTTACTAGTCCATTAACATGTAGCACGACGGCTGTGCGTTCGAACTTCAAATATCGTTACCACAATTACGGCCAACAAGAAGCAACGTTTCACGGTGTTGATGTACGCGCTCCAATCATGCTTGTAGTTAGATTGTATTTACGTAAATCACGAATAGCCATCGACCCCGATCCGGGAGCAGACATGGAATTAGGCGGAGAGCCGCCTAATGATAATAAAGCTGATGATTCTGAAATATTGACTGCTTGGGGAGCAGTTCCACTCATAACTCCACAATTGCACAACAAAAACC gCAATGGACACCGAAAGTTTCCTGGTGAATGGGAATGGAAGGATTTATTTGTGAACGTCGGTACGAAAAACATTCAACTGTACTTGCCTCCTGTTCCAAATCCGGATACGATCCCACTCGAGCCGCATTATGTGTCGAAAGACTGGACAAGATATGGAAAAGCAGATCTTCGATTGCATGTATTCCATAATATACCGCGACCGGGTTCGGTGACACCCAGTGAAGTGTCCGAAGATGAGGACAATGACTCATTGATACCACCAGAG GTGGCTTggatatcatttgaaagaaagATGGTAATCAGTGAACAGTTTGGTCCATCAGACggatttgatttatatattgacgGTTGTCGATTCCTACCTGACTCTGTCACTATTACGCGG GTAGCTGGGCGAATTCTGACGCGAAGATATGAGATGGTTGGAAGAGATATAACGACTATAGTCCGTCCAGATAGTTATATATACAACCCAAAATTTGAACATAAAATGGAATTCCGTGAACCAAATATTCCTCCATCTTCAACTCTATTACTTAAA GTTTACACGATAGatagattttcaaataaactcaCGGTTGTTGGATACACAGCGCTGAACATATTCGTTGAAACTGGTACAGAAAAACAACCATCTCTCGATGAAGGTGGACAACAG GTTTCACTAAATGAAGGAGCTCACCAGTTACGATTGTATCATTTTGGTCCGAATGGTTCAGATCCATTAACTGAGGGATCGATGAGAGATGCCGGAGTTCGAATTATCCCGTGTGCTTCATTACTCGTTAGACTTATACGAGCTCCAATTGGTCACAATGGTCTGGCTTTGACT GGTGATAAAATTCCTGAGAAAGATTGGGCGAGGTATGGACTTTGGGTGCCACGTCCACGGTATTCCGACCGTGTATATCTGTCACGCAAATGCGAACCAACCAGAGGCGAGCGGATGATATTCAAAGCGATGTTACGGCGACCTCAAGTATCGATTGCTGAGGCGGTCGAATTTTTGTCGGGGAAGAAAATAACGGGTGAACTGAAAATCGAACAGTTCATGAGG AATCAGTTGACCAAACTGATGGATACAACACCCCAAGATCAAGACAtgacattcatttcaaaatatgaccCTCAATCGGGTATCAAAGTTGCGATTGATACGGCCATGAATTTACCATGGAGCGGTTTTACTCATGCTGTCTTCTGTTTGAATCCACCTGGAGCATTTTACATG GGAGCGCCTCACGCTTCATATGACAAACCACAATTCACCTCGCAGCTGGATCTTTACAGCACAAACAAGTCACCAACGTGGAAAGATGGATTCAGG cattttcaaagTCGATCGTATCATCGTTATTTGTGTGTGATAATACATCTACAGGAGATCAGCGTCTCTGTGAATAAAGAAAACTACAAATACGGTTTACTTGAACAG GGTTGGACAGCAGTTCAAGTGTTCAATGATATGTACGCTAATACACAAATCTATCAGTTACCAGTATTTCATGGCTCTCCTACTCAGAGCATGCTTAAACTTTTAGCTCGCGAACCGTGTATAGAGTTTGTACAACGAGGACTACAAAATGGCTCG TTAAAACTGCTGGAAGGAGCTTCGTTGTTTGTGCGATTATGTGATGCTAGACGAGATGAAGAACTTACTGAAAAAAGAGAGGATGACGTT ATGGAATTGTCAACCGAATATATCCCACTTCCcttgtatcaaaaatacaccACGGAACTACCTGGTCAACAGTTCATACAGATGATACCTCCTGGTAGAGAAACCTCTGAATTTACCGCTGGTCTTGCTGCCAAATTCAAAAGT TTGGTATACAAGTTATACGAAGAAGGAAACTTAAATGTATGA
- the LOC141900574 gene encoding uncharacterized protein LOC141900574 isoform X1, with amino-acid sequence MDSTERYRCEDCNMSFRQGSQLQKHKEKFCIGASIGDPMHLGSSIPPAAVHVPAIEVWSPSSHGSGGSRRPYTPKSGRESELSNYSDTSSQDSYEDTKRSNRGANFHVLQAAEEHGRQIATIRNRNLELERQKEDIRRRLEELANRDFKDLESYRTNKVIEDLQDQEKKNSKILVDLKNQMESLSARDNRLKTYPMFPAGSLLAEISALRQAYVDGGGNDPIVLAQLAEMLYEAQNMEQLKSKRTPRRKKKREHNSLADQLIAFEMENQRLQRELLQLQAQEMQKPKETKRESQDEDKFERQMKQLQMEHLQKMQQLQQEMELVRHQLALEKYRRELDIPYTQPTQPPPPALPPRPPDAEIPQLNLLQQQGGGHNQYDNEPLYPSGYDASTGFVIFHDFILNVDAHIKAVRLIVSLYNAAQEMGDPSVLPTTFTEQQETGAGGYEGGGGGGGGSSTVAIIGAKQPVPRCPPQPDMALLIELQMAESTHAKLTTRAWSKIDVFDDQGRVNTGRWRIQLKSLPIKPELSSQEVSTMPPYGQLELYLRLVNHRDADRQSHASITTSHANSYRNPPVRFHNSRGYSPAVQPQYQQAPTPRHGRNHYEQSELVDIFKDKYDSRSQAISNSRPTRPPTTTTTTALIPKTVPPIPPSAPPRHISTPPVPIIETPQQNIETHRSNVDTAPIDDDNRLKPVEGTKDTTVGFQIIRVKNADPGEAKVRLTGYYTNTGKVAQSFTSPLTCSTTAVRSNFKYRYHNYGQQEATFHGVDVRAPIMLVVRLYLRKSRIAIDPDPGADMELGGEPPNDNKADDSEILTAWGAVPLITPQLHNKNRNGHRKFPGEWEWKDLFVNVGTKNIQLYLPPVPNPDTIPLEPHYVSKDWTRYGKADLRLHVFHNIPRPGSVTPSEVSEDEDNDSLIPPEVAWISFERKMVISEQFGPSDGFDLYIDGCRFLPDSVTITRVAGRILTRRYEMVGRDITTIVRPDSYIYNPKFEHKMEFREPNIPPSSTLLLKVYTIDRFSNKLTVVGYTALNIFVETGTEKQPSLDEGGQQVSLNEGAHQLRLYHFGPNGSDPLTEGSMRDAGVRIIPCASLLVRLIRAPIGHNGLALTGDKIPEKDWARYGLWVPRPRYSDRVYLSRKCEPTRGERMIFKAMLRRPQVSIAEAVEFLSGKKITGELKIEQFMRNQLTKLMDTTPQDQDMTFISKYDPQSGIKVAIDTAMNLPWSGFTHAVFCLNPPGAFYMGAPHASYDKPQFTSQLDLYSTNKSPTWKDGFRHFQSRSYHRYLCVIIHLQEISVSVNKENYKYGLLEQGWTAVQVFNDMYANTQIYQLPVFHGSPTQSMLKLLAREPCIEFVQRGLQNGSLKLLEGASLFVRLCDARRDEELTEKREDDVMELSTEYIPLPLYQKYTTELPGQQFIQMIPPGRETSEFTAGLAAKFKSLVYKLYEEGNLNV; translated from the exons ATGGATTcaactgaaagatacagatgtGAAGACTGTAATATGAGTTTCCGTCAAGGGTCACAACTTCAAAAACATAAAGAGAAGTTTTGCATCGGGGCTTCGATCGGAGATCCGATGCATTTAGGATCTAGTATACCCCCAGCTGCCGTGCATGTTCCCGCCATTGAAGTTTGGAGCCCTTCAAGCCATGGATCTGGTGGTTCAAGACGTCCATATACTCCG aAATCGGGCAGAGAGAGTGAACTCTCTAATTATAGTGACACGTCTAGT CAGGATAGCTACGAAGACACAAAACGGTCAAATAGAGGTGCAAATTTCCACGTATTGCAAGCCGCAGAAGAACATGGCCGACAGATCGCGActatcagaaacagaaacctGGAACTGGAGAGGCAGAAAGAAG ATATTCGCAGACGTTTGGAAGAACTAGCCAATCGTGATTTCAAAGATCTAGAAAGTTATCGCACGAACAAAGTCATAGAAGATCTGCAGGATCAGGAGAAAAAGAACTCGAAGATTCTCGTCGATCTGAAAAACCAGATGGAATCGTTATCAGCGAG aGATAACAGGCTGAAAACTTATCCGATGTTTCCGGCGGGATCATTATTAGCTGAAATAAG TGCTCTGAGGCAGGCGTATGTAGATGGTGGCGGCAATGACCCGATCGTGCTGGCTCAGTTGGCCGAAATGTTGTACGAGGCTCAGAATATGGAACAGTTGAAATCAAAGCGAACTCCAAGACGAAAAAAGA AAAGAGAACACAATAGTTTAGCCGATCAGCTCATCGCATTTGAAATGGAAAACCAACGTTTGCAAAGAGAATTACTGCAGCTACAAGCGCAGGAGATGCAGAAACCGAAAGAAACGAAACGCGAATCGCAAGACGAAGACAAATTCGAACGACAAATGAAACAACTGCAGATGGAACATTTACAGAAGATGCAACAGTTACAGCAGGAAATGGAACTAGTTCGACATCAGCTGGCTTTAGAGAAATATCGGCGCGAGCTAGATATTCCATATACTCAACCAACACAACCT CCCCCGCCAGCCCTGCCGCCCCGCCCCCCAGATGCTGAAATACCGCAACTGAATCTTTTACAGCAACAAGGAGGTGGTCATAATCAGTACGATAATGAGCCACTCTACCCCTCAGGTTATGATGCCAG CACGGGATTTGTGATCTTCCATGACTTCATATTAAACGTAGATGCGCACATTAAAGCAGTACGATTAATCGTTAGTTTGTATAATGCTGCTCAAGAGATGGGCGATCCTTCAGTTTTACCGACAACGTTCACGGAGCAGCAAGAGACGGGTGCAGGAGGATATgaaggaggaggaggaggaggtggAGGCAGTTCTACCGTAGCTATCATCGGTGCCAAACAACCCGTACCTAG GTGTCCTCCACAGCCGGATATGGCCTTGCTGATTGAGTTGCAGATGGCTGAAAGCACTCACGCCAAACTCACGACGAGAGCTTGGTCGAAAATTGACGTATTTGACGACCAGGGAAGAGTTAATACCGGCCGGTGGAGAATACAGCTGAAAAGTTTACCAATTAAACCGGAGCTTTCGTCGCAAGAAGTTAGCACGATGCCACCT TACGGTCAGTTGGAGCTTTATTTGCGTTTGGTGAATCATCGCGATGCAGATCGACAATCTCATGCATCTATTACTACTTCGCATGCTAACAGTTATAGGAATCCTCCTGTT CGTTTCCACAATAGCCGAGGCTATTCACCTGCAGTCCAACCTCAGTATCAACAAGCTCCGACACCTAGACAT GGAAGAAATCATTATGAGCAGAGCGAACTAGTTGATATCTTTAAAGACAAATATGATAGTAGAAGCCAG GCCATTAGTAATTCTCGGCCAACTCGTCCTCCTACTACTACTACCACCACTGCCCTGATCCCGAAAACCGTTCCACCTATACCACCATCCGCCCCACCCAGACATATTTCTACACCTCCTGTGCCAATTATTGAAACGCCTCAACAAAATATCGAGACTCATCGATCTAATGTGGATACTGCACCTATTGACGATGATAACAG ACTCAAGCCGGTGGAAGGCACAAAGGATACCACAGTAGGATTTCAAATTATTAGAGTAAAGAATGCAGACCCAGGAGAAGCAAAAGTTCGACTCACCGGTTACTACACTAACACCGGAAAG GTTGCTCAATCTTTTACTAGTCCATTAACATGTAGCACGACGGCTGTGCGTTCGAACTTCAAATATCGTTACCACAATTACGGCCAACAAGAAGCAACGTTTCACGGTGTTGATGTACGCGCTCCAATCATGCTTGTAGTTAGATTGTATTTACGTAAATCACGAATAGCCATCGACCCCGATCCGGGAGCAGACATGGAATTAGGCGGAGAGCCGCCTAATGATAATAAAGCTGATGATTCTGAAATATTGACTGCTTGGGGAGCAGTTCCACTCATAACTCCACAATTGCACAACAAAAACC gCAATGGACACCGAAAGTTTCCTGGTGAATGGGAATGGAAGGATTTATTTGTGAACGTCGGTACGAAAAACATTCAACTGTACTTGCCTCCTGTTCCAAATCCGGATACGATCCCACTCGAGCCGCATTATGTGTCGAAAGACTGGACAAGATATGGAAAAGCAGATCTTCGATTGCATGTATTCCATAATATACCGCGACCGGGTTCGGTGACACCCAGTGAAGTGTCCGAAGATGAGGACAATGACTCATTGATACCACCAGAG GTGGCTTggatatcatttgaaagaaagATGGTAATCAGTGAACAGTTTGGTCCATCAGACggatttgatttatatattgacgGTTGTCGATTCCTACCTGACTCTGTCACTATTACGCGG GTAGCTGGGCGAATTCTGACGCGAAGATATGAGATGGTTGGAAGAGATATAACGACTATAGTCCGTCCAGATAGTTATATATACAACCCAAAATTTGAACATAAAATGGAATTCCGTGAACCAAATATTCCTCCATCTTCAACTCTATTACTTAAA GTTTACACGATAGatagattttcaaataaactcaCGGTTGTTGGATACACAGCGCTGAACATATTCGTTGAAACTGGTACAGAAAAACAACCATCTCTCGATGAAGGTGGACAACAG GTTTCACTAAATGAAGGAGCTCACCAGTTACGATTGTATCATTTTGGTCCGAATGGTTCAGATCCATTAACTGAGGGATCGATGAGAGATGCCGGAGTTCGAATTATCCCGTGTGCTTCATTACTCGTTAGACTTATACGAGCTCCAATTGGTCACAATGGTCTGGCTTTGACT GGTGATAAAATTCCTGAGAAAGATTGGGCGAGGTATGGACTTTGGGTGCCACGTCCACGGTATTCCGACCGTGTATATCTGTCACGCAAATGCGAACCAACCAGAGGCGAGCGGATGATATTCAAAGCGATGTTACGGCGACCTCAAGTATCGATTGCTGAGGCGGTCGAATTTTTGTCGGGGAAGAAAATAACGGGTGAACTGAAAATCGAACAGTTCATGAGG AATCAGTTGACCAAACTGATGGATACAACACCCCAAGATCAAGACAtgacattcatttcaaaatatgaccCTCAATCGGGTATCAAAGTTGCGATTGATACGGCCATGAATTTACCATGGAGCGGTTTTACTCATGCTGTCTTCTGTTTGAATCCACCTGGAGCATTTTACATG GGAGCGCCTCACGCTTCATATGACAAACCACAATTCACCTCGCAGCTGGATCTTTACAGCACAAACAAGTCACCAACGTGGAAAGATGGATTCAGG cattttcaaagTCGATCGTATCATCGTTATTTGTGTGTGATAATACATCTACAGGAGATCAGCGTCTCTGTGAATAAAGAAAACTACAAATACGGTTTACTTGAACAG GGTTGGACAGCAGTTCAAGTGTTCAATGATATGTACGCTAATACACAAATCTATCAGTTACCAGTATTTCATGGCTCTCCTACTCAGAGCATGCTTAAACTTTTAGCTCGCGAACCGTGTATAGAGTTTGTACAACGAGGACTACAAAATGGCTCG TTAAAACTGCTGGAAGGAGCTTCGTTGTTTGTGCGATTATGTGATGCTAGACGAGATGAAGAACTTACTGAAAAAAGAGAGGATGACGTT ATGGAATTGTCAACCGAATATATCCCACTTCCcttgtatcaaaaatacaccACGGAACTACCTGGTCAACAGTTCATACAGATGATACCTCCTGGTAGAGAAACCTCTGAATTTACCGCTGGTCTTGCTGCCAAATTCAAAAGT TTGGTATACAAGTTATACGAAGAAGGAAACTTAAATGTATGA